Proteins from one Microtus pennsylvanicus isolate mMicPen1 chromosome 7, mMicPen1.hap1, whole genome shotgun sequence genomic window:
- the Kcna10 gene encoding potassium voltage-gated channel subfamily A member 10 — protein sequence MDVCGWKEMEVALVNFDNADDVHEEPGYATDFDPKGRPSSSPFPSWRVLISDGTNLETAFSKVPGEFVDPPGPEPVVLNEGNQRVIINIAGLRFETQLRTLNQFPETLLGDREKRMQFFDSMRNEYFFDRNRPSFDGILYYYQSGGKIRRPANVPIDVFADEISFYELGSEAMDQFREDEGFIKDPETLLPTNDFHRQFWLLFEYPESSSAARGVAVVSVLVVVISITIFCLETLPEFREDRELKVVRDPGINTNKTGLSQTMFTDPFFVIESTCIVWFTFELVLRFVVCPSKTDFFKNIMNIIDIISIIPYFATLITELVQETEPSTQQSMSLAILRIIRLVRVFRIFKLSRHSKGLQILGQTLKASMRELGLLIFFLFIGVILFSSAIYFAEVDEPESHFSSIPDGFWWAVVTMTTVGYGDMCPITPGGKIVGTLCAIAGVLTIALPVPVIVSNFNYFYHRETENEEKQNIPGEIDRILNNVGSRMGSTDSLNKTNGSCSTEKSRK from the coding sequence ATGGATGTGTGTGGCTGGAAAGAAATGGAGGTTGCTCTGGTCAATTTCGATAACGCAGATGACGTCCATGAAGAGCCAGGCTATGCCACAGACTTTGACCCCAAAGGCCGACCTAGTAGCAGTCCCTTTCCCAGCTGGAGAGTCCTCATCAGTGACGGCACCAACCTCGAAACAGCCTTCTCCAAGGTCCCAGGAGAGTTCGTGGATCCCCCAGGGCCTGAGCCCGTGGTCTTGAATGAAGGAAACCAAAGGGTGATCATTAATATTGCTGGGCTGAGGTTTGAGACTCAGCTCAGAACTCTCAATCAATTCCCAGAGACACTCCTGGGAGACCGGGAGAAAAGGATGCAATTTTTTGACTCCATGAGAAATGAATACTTCTTTGATAGAAACCGACCTAGTTTTGATGGAATCTTATACTATTACCAGTCCGGTGGGAAAATACGACGGCCAGCCAATGTGCCTATTGATGTTTTCGCCGATGAGATCTCCTTTTATGAATTGGGTAGTGAGGCCATGGACCAGTTCCGGGAGGATGAAGGCTTCATCAAGGACCCTGAAACGCTGCTACCGACCAATGATTTCCACCGGCAGTTCTGGCTTCTCTTCGAGTACCCTGAGAGCTCTAGCGCCGCGCGTGGCGTGGCTGTGGTCTCCGTTTTGGTCGTAGTCATCTCTATCACCATCTTCTGCCTGGAAACGCTCCCAGAATTCCGAGAGGACAGGGAGCTGAAGGTAGTCAGAGACCCCGGTATTAACACAAACAAAACGGGCCTCTCCCAGACCATGTTCACTGACCCCTTCTTCGTGATAGAGTCCACCTGCATCGTGTGGTTCACCTTTGAGCTGGTGCTCCGGTTTGTGGTCTGCCCCAGCAAGACAGACTTCTTCAAGAATATCATGAACATCATCGACATCATTTCCATCATCCCCTACTTTGCAACCCTTATCACAGAGCTGGTCCAGGAGACAGAGCCGAGTACCCAACAGAGCATGTCCCTGGCCATCCTGAGGATCATCCGCCTGGTAAGGGTCTTCCGCATCTTCAAGCTCTCCCGCCACTCTAAGGGGCTGCAGATCCTGGGGCAGACACTGAAGGCATCCATGCGAGAGCTGGGGCTGCTcatctttttcctctttataGGGGTCATCCTCTTCTCCAGTGCCATCTACTTTGCTGAAGTTGATGAACCAGAATCCCATTTCTCTAGCATTCCTGATGGCTTCTGGTGGGCTGTGGTCACCATGACAACTGTAGGTTATGGTGACATGTGCCCAATCACCCCAGGAGGGAAGATTGTAGGTACTTTGTGTGCCATTGCCGGCGTCCTCACCATTGCCCTCCCTGTACCTGTCATTGTCTCCAATTTCAACTACTTCTATCACCGTGAGACTGAGAATGAAGAGAAGCAAAACATCCCAGGAGAAATTGACAGAATCCTAAACAACGTGGGCTCCAGAATGGGGAGTACCGACTCTCTTAACAAGACCAACGGCAGCTGTTCCACAGAGAAGTCCAGGAAGTGA